A part of Desulfobacter sp. genomic DNA contains:
- the gmd gene encoding GDP-mannose 4,6-dehydratase — protein sequence MKKALITGITGQDGAYLAQFLLEKGYEVHGIKRRASLFNTDRIDHLYEDPHTDNRKLILHYGDLTDATNLIRILQQVQPDEVYNLAAQSHVQVSFESPEYTADTDALGAMRLLEGIRLLGLENKTRFYQASTSELYGKAQEIPQTENTPFYPRSPYACAKLYAYWITVNYREAYNIYACNGILFNHESPIRGETFVTRKITRALCRIHLGMQDCLYLGNMNALRDWGHAKDYVEMQWLMLQQKIPEDYVIATGEQHSVREFVELSAKELGMAVEWQGKGIDEKGINPANGKTIVAVDPRYFRPTEVDTLLGDPSKAKQNLGWEPKISFKELVREMTRTDLDEAKRDELCQRAGFKVNTPNE from the coding sequence ATGAAAAAAGCACTCATCACCGGTATTACTGGCCAGGACGGTGCTTACCTGGCGCAGTTCCTTCTTGAAAAAGGCTACGAAGTTCACGGCATCAAGCGCCGTGCCTCCCTTTTTAATACAGACCGCATCGACCACCTCTACGAGGACCCCCACACAGACAACCGAAAACTGATCCTCCACTACGGAGACCTCACCGATGCCACCAACCTCATTCGTATTCTTCAGCAGGTTCAGCCGGACGAGGTCTACAACCTGGCGGCCCAAAGCCATGTTCAGGTTTCCTTTGAATCCCCGGAATACACCGCAGATACAGATGCCCTGGGCGCCATGCGCCTTCTGGAAGGCATCCGGCTCCTGGGTCTGGAAAATAAAACACGATTTTACCAGGCCTCCACTTCGGAACTCTACGGCAAGGCACAGGAAATCCCCCAGACTGAAAATACACCGTTTTACCCCAGGTCCCCCTATGCCTGCGCCAAACTTTACGCCTACTGGATTACGGTCAACTACAGGGAAGCTTATAATATCTACGCCTGCAACGGCATCCTGTTTAACCATGAATCCCCTATCCGTGGGGAAACCTTTGTCACCCGGAAAATCACCCGGGCGCTCTGCCGAATCCATCTGGGCATGCAGGACTGCCTCTATCTTGGCAACATGAATGCACTGAGGGACTGGGGTCATGCCAAAGACTATGTGGAGATGCAGTGGCTCATGCTCCAGCAGAAAATTCCGGAAGACTATGTCATCGCCACGGGCGAGCAGCATTCGGTCCGGGAATTTGTGGAACTCTCTGCCAAAGAACTGGGCATGGCCGTCGAGTGGCAGGGGAAAGGCATTGATGAAAAGGGCATCAACCCGGCCAACGGTAAGACCATCGTTGCTGTAGACCCCAGATATTTCCGCCCCACAGAGGTGGACACCCTCCTGGGAGACCCATCCAAGGCCAAGCAGAACCTTGGCTGGGAACCAAAAATCAGTTTTAAGGAATTGGTTCGTGAAATGACCCGGACCGATCTTGATGAGGCAAAACGAGATGAACTCTGCCAGCGGGCCGGATTTAAGGTAAATACGCCCAATGAATAA
- a CDS encoding GDP-L-fucose synthase yields MNKTDKILIAGASGMVGSAIIRNLVKKGYTNLIGTYHSSILDEQKDMPINHIQADLTRQAEVDSLFKTETPAYVFLAAARVGGIHANNTYPAQFIYENLAIQTNVIHAAYVHKAARLLFLGSSCVYPKDAPQPIKEEYLLTGPLEPTNEPYAIAKIAGIKMCEAYNRQYGTRFMAIMPTNLYGPNDNFDLETSHVLPALIRKFHEAKMAGAPEVVVWGTGNPRREFLHVDDMADASTYIISMTEDDWGMALIVNQTLCFFNVGTGIDCTIKELAQMIKNQIGYEGRLVWDEGKPDGTFRKILDISILKSLGWEYCTPLKKGIKLTYDWFRSNNH; encoded by the coding sequence ATGAATAAGACAGATAAAATCCTCATCGCAGGCGCCTCCGGCATGGTGGGTTCCGCCATTATCCGCAACCTAGTAAAAAAAGGGTATACCAACCTTATCGGCACCTACCACTCTTCAATCCTTGATGAGCAGAAGGATATGCCGATTAACCACATCCAGGCTGACCTCACGAGGCAGGCTGAAGTAGACAGCCTATTCAAGACTGAGACGCCAGCGTATGTCTTTCTTGCGGCAGCCAGGGTCGGCGGCATCCATGCCAACAACACCTACCCGGCCCAGTTTATCTACGAGAATCTGGCTATTCAGACCAATGTCATCCATGCGGCCTATGTCCACAAAGCGGCAAGACTCCTCTTTCTGGGTTCCTCCTGCGTCTACCCCAAAGACGCCCCCCAGCCCATTAAAGAGGAATATCTGCTCACAGGCCCGCTGGAACCCACCAACGAACCCTATGCCATTGCTAAAATAGCCGGCATCAAAATGTGCGAAGCCTACAACCGGCAATACGGCACAAGATTTATGGCAATCATGCCCACCAACCTCTATGGCCCCAATGACAATTTCGACCTTGAAACTTCCCATGTACTACCTGCCCTGATTCGGAAATTCCATGAGGCCAAAATGGCAGGTGCACCAGAGGTGGTTGTTTGGGGGACTGGTAATCCACGCAGGGAATTTCTGCATGTTGATGACATGGCGGATGCGAGCACTTATATAATTTCCATGACGGAAGATGATTGGGGTATGGCTTTGATAGTTAACCAAACTCTCTGTTTTTTCAATGTGGGCACTGGCATTGACTGTACCATTAAGGAACTTGCCCAAATGATTAAAAATCAGATAGGTTATGAAGGGCGCCTTGTCTGGGATGAAGGCAAACCCGATGGGACGTTCAGAAAGATTTTAGATATATCAATACTAAAATCTTTGGGTTGGGAGTATTGCACCCCTTTAAAAAAAGGAATTAAATTAACATATGACTGGTTTCGAAGTAATAATCATTGA